From the genome of Fibrobacter sp., one region includes:
- a CDS encoding lauroyl acyltransferase, with product MLKAKFVIYKVTLHTLLRLPDAFFALLFKIAFPIYKALHTKRAYGRVERLLQETGFYGKNATRKHKVTPKDVFESIYWNGIDSYRLLARIPSATARVRFENEFIMQDAAKEGTVVGMSIHQGAFENMHRILCRYGKPVHLITDSAGDAAMRKCLEDLRSDPNLTEYHPDKLQSLIRNLFKTQGILAMVVDQGRNTKGNTVSLFRKKNTLYLRLPVKVNQMGASIVTFRTYSETVVKQGKKIREHVIRFEHYYPPKMAATPEGEAELVSSIAADVERWIEDHPEQWTWNYHKNFKV from the coding sequence ATGCTCAAGGCAAAATTCGTCATATACAAAGTTACACTTCATACATTGCTGCGGTTGCCGGACGCCTTCTTTGCGCTGCTGTTCAAGATTGCGTTTCCTATCTACAAGGCTCTCCATACCAAGCGGGCCTACGGCCGTGTTGAACGGCTTCTGCAAGAAACAGGCTTCTACGGAAAAAACGCCACACGCAAGCACAAGGTCACGCCCAAAGACGTGTTCGAAAGCATCTACTGGAACGGCATCGACAGCTACCGCCTGCTGGCCCGGATTCCCTCTGCCACAGCACGGGTCCGATTCGAGAACGAATTTATCATGCAAGATGCCGCCAAGGAGGGAACCGTGGTGGGCATGAGCATCCACCAGGGCGCCTTCGAGAACATGCACCGGATTCTCTGCCGTTACGGCAAGCCGGTACACCTCATTACCGACTCTGCAGGGGATGCCGCCATGCGCAAGTGCCTAGAAGACCTGCGCAGCGACCCGAACCTCACCGAATACCACCCCGACAAGCTCCAGAGCCTTATCCGAAACCTGTTCAAGACCCAGGGAATCCTTGCCATGGTGGTGGACCAGGGCCGTAACACCAAGGGCAACACCGTCTCCCTTTTCAGGAAAAAGAATACCCTCTACCTCAGGCTTCCCGTCAAGGTAAACCAGATGGGGGCAAGCATTGTCACCTTCCGCACCTACAGCGAAACGGTTGTCAAGCAGGGTAAAAAAATCCGAGAGCACGTCATCCGGTTCGAGCACTACTACCCACCCAAGATGGCCGCCACTCCCGAAGGCGAGGCGGAACTGGTCAGCTCCATAGCCGCCGACGTGGAACGCTGGATCGAGGACCACCCCGAGCAGTGGACCTGGAACTACCACAAGAACTTCAAGGTATAA
- a CDS encoding DNA gyrase/topoisomerase IV subunit A translates to MDEEQKTLGLSNVNHLEKLYNGWFLDYASYTILDRAVPYFEDGLKPVQRRILHTMYEMNDGSFHKVAGIVGDTMHYHPHGDASIYTALVNMGQKNLLIEPQGNWGNPLTGDEAAAPRYIEGKLSDFALDVMFNPETTEWIPNYDGRSKEPVTLPAKFPILLAQGVDGIAVGLSTTILPHNFKELCQASIDYLRGRKFTLYPDFYTGGIIDVSEYNDGQRGGRLKVRARIEKLDNKTLVIREIPFGTTTDSLIDSIVAANDKGKIKIKQIVDHTTENVEIQIHLQAGSDPQVVIDALYAFTDCQTTLAANSCVIIDKKPKFSSTTELLKLSTDHTVHLLDWELDNELKHLQDQWHMTSLEKIFIEKEVYEVIKKAKTHDEMVQLIDEGLKPYVRKLRREVTREEILKLAEIPVRRISRFDRKKADEFLEELDKKIEEVNHNKEHLTDYAVNYFKNILKKYGEGRDRKTEIGEFGQVSAVHVALANQKLYVNRKEGFLGTGMKKEEYLFDVSEYDDLIVFKADGSFKVVKVSDKDFVGKNIVLVEKFNKDDERHIYNVIHQDGKDGTAYIKRFNVGGVTRDKDYYMGKNKPGSRLLYMSSNLNGEAEVVEVTLKPRPRTKLNFEVDFSSIEVKGRGAMGNIVTKYPVKTVKRIRKGVSTLGARVLYFDALSGLISTQRRGDRIGEFGEKDKILIVKENGRARVHDMADPILVGTGIKYIHKFDPTQVFTILYFEGGNFNYMVKRFNLEGCPMTTEFNLISDHKDSQMIEFFATDDARQLMEYQVGREVQKEELDLTEVADVKSYKALGSKFTAKKVKRTSRISPADTFDDGTDDSATGTEVSVKDEDDNDLFK, encoded by the coding sequence ATGGATGAAGAACAGAAAACTTTAGGACTTTCGAACGTAAACCACCTGGAAAAGCTTTACAACGGCTGGTTCCTGGACTACGCGAGCTATACGATTCTCGACCGCGCCGTGCCCTACTTCGAGGACGGCCTCAAGCCGGTGCAGCGCCGCATTCTCCACACTATGTACGAGATGAACGACGGCAGTTTCCACAAGGTGGCGGGCATCGTGGGCGACACCATGCACTACCACCCCCACGGCGACGCCTCCATCTACACGGCCCTGGTGAACATGGGCCAGAAGAACCTGCTTATCGAGCCGCAGGGTAACTGGGGTAACCCGCTTACGGGCGACGAGGCTGCCGCCCCGCGTTACATCGAAGGCAAGCTCAGCGACTTTGCGCTGGACGTGATGTTCAACCCCGAGACTACGGAATGGATTCCGAACTACGACGGGCGTTCCAAGGAACCGGTGACACTCCCCGCGAAGTTCCCGATTCTCCTGGCCCAGGGCGTGGACGGCATCGCGGTGGGCCTTTCCACCACCATCCTCCCTCACAACTTCAAGGAACTGTGCCAGGCGAGCATCGACTACCTGCGCGGCCGCAAGTTCACGCTGTACCCGGACTTCTATACGGGCGGCATCATCGACGTGAGCGAATACAACGACGGCCAGCGCGGCGGACGCCTCAAGGTCCGAGCCCGCATCGAAAAGCTCGACAACAAGACGCTGGTCATCCGCGAAATTCCCTTCGGCACCACCACCGATAGCCTCATCGACTCCATCGTGGCGGCCAACGACAAGGGAAAAATCAAGATCAAGCAGATTGTGGACCACACCACCGAAAACGTGGAAATCCAGATCCACCTGCAGGCAGGTTCCGACCCGCAGGTCGTCATCGACGCGCTCTATGCGTTTACCGACTGCCAGACGACTTTGGCCGCCAACAGCTGTGTGATTATCGACAAGAAACCGAAATTCAGTAGCACCACGGAACTTCTGAAGCTCAGCACCGACCACACGGTACACCTGCTGGACTGGGAACTGGACAACGAGCTCAAGCACCTGCAGGACCAGTGGCACATGACGAGCCTCGAGAAAATTTTCATCGAGAAGGAAGTCTACGAGGTCATCAAGAAGGCGAAGACCCACGACGAGATGGTCCAGCTGATTGATGAAGGCTTGAAGCCATACGTGCGCAAGCTCCGCCGCGAAGTGACCCGCGAAGAAATTCTCAAGTTGGCCGAAATTCCGGTCCGCCGCATCAGCCGTTTTGACCGCAAAAAAGCCGACGAGTTCCTGGAAGAACTGGACAAGAAGATTGAAGAGGTGAACCACAACAAAGAACACCTCACCGACTACGCCGTGAACTACTTCAAGAACATCCTCAAGAAGTACGGCGAAGGTCGCGACCGCAAGACTGAAATTGGCGAATTCGGCCAGGTGAGCGCCGTGCACGTGGCTCTCGCGAACCAGAAACTCTACGTGAACCGCAAGGAAGGCTTCCTCGGCACGGGCATGAAGAAGGAAGAATACCTCTTTGACGTGTCCGAATACGACGACCTCATCGTGTTCAAGGCCGACGGCAGCTTCAAGGTGGTGAAGGTCTCCGACAAGGATTTCGTGGGCAAGAACATTGTACTCGTGGAAAAATTCAACAAGGACGACGAGCGCCACATCTACAACGTCATCCACCAGGACGGCAAGGACGGCACCGCCTACATCAAGCGTTTCAACGTAGGCGGCGTGACCCGCGACAAGGACTACTACATGGGCAAGAACAAGCCCGGCAGCCGCCTCTTGTACATGTCCAGCAACCTGAACGGCGAGGCCGAAGTAGTGGAAGTGACGCTCAAGCCGCGTCCGCGTACCAAGCTGAACTTCGAAGTGGACTTCAGCTCCATCGAAGTGAAAGGACGCGGCGCCATGGGCAATATCGTCACCAAGTACCCAGTCAAGACAGTCAAGCGTATCCGTAAGGGTGTCAGCACTCTGGGGGCCCGCGTGCTGTACTTTGACGCCCTCTCCGGACTCATCAGCACCCAGAGAAGGGGCGACCGCATCGGCGAATTCGGCGAGAAGGACAAGATCCTCATCGTCAAGGAAAACGGCAGGGCCCGGGTCCACGACATGGCCGACCCGATTCTTGTGGGTACCGGTATCAAGTACATCCACAAGTTCGACCCCACCCAGGTCTTTACCATCCTCTACTTCGAGGGCGGAAACTTCAACTACATGGTGAAGCGATTCAACCTGGAAGGCTGCCCCATGACAACGGAATTCAACCTCATCAGCGACCACAAGGATTCTCAGATGATTGAATTCTTCGCCACAGACGATGCCCGCCAGCTCATGGAATACCAGGTGGGCCGCGAAGTCCAGAAAGAAGAGCTGGACCTGACAGAAGTGGCCGATGTCAAGAGCTACAAGGCTCTGGGCAGCAAGTTCACCGCGAAGAAGGTGAAGCGCACGAGCCGAATCAGCCCGGCCGACACCTTCGACGACGGCACGGACGACTCGGCCACCGGCACAGAGGTATCCGTCAAGGACGAAGACGACAACGACCTATTTAAATAG
- a CDS encoding type IIA DNA topoisomerase subunit B: MAVKYDKDSIKTLDWYEHIRLRPGMYIGKLGDGQSPDDGIYVLAKEVIDNSIDEFAMGAGKKIEIDMEDHSCRVRDYGRGIPLEKVIDCVSKMNTGGKYDSEAFQKSVGMNGVGTKAVNALSTKFIVQSFRDGKVKRAEFSKGILVKDFKITSTTEKNGTEIYFEPDNDLFKNFRFLPAYMEEKIWNYAYLNNGLTLVMNGKDYNSPNGLLDLLHSRTDDTIRYPVIHCKGKDIEFAITHSNQEGEHYFSFVNGQHTTQGGTHQAAFREGLVKGVRDHFKKEYDASDVRNCIVGAVSVRIQEPVFESQTKTKLGSTTTAPNGPALRTWIVDFVAQELDNYLHKNEDTAKKLLERINQNEKLRKELAGVKKLANERAKKANLNNKKLRDCSVHLTDAKNPLKSETMIFITEGNSASGTITTARNPKTQAVFSLRGKPKNSYGLSKKIVYENEEWNLLQAALNIENGLEDLRYDKVIIATDADVDGMHIRLLVMTFFLQYFPELVQEKHLYILQAPLFRVRNRKDKKKTFYCYDEEERDKAAKEINKKDLEITRFKGLGEMDSEDFKLLIGENMHLETVTMPSDASLGKLLEYYMGKNTQARQDYIVENLRTEAVEEL; the protein is encoded by the coding sequence ATGGCTGTAAAGTACGACAAGGACAGCATCAAGACTCTAGACTGGTACGAACACATTAGGCTCCGCCCCGGTATGTACATCGGCAAGCTGGGCGACGGACAGAGCCCCGACGACGGCATCTACGTGCTCGCGAAGGAAGTTATCGACAACTCCATCGACGAGTTCGCCATGGGCGCGGGCAAAAAAATTGAAATCGACATGGAAGACCACAGCTGCCGCGTGCGCGACTACGGCCGCGGCATCCCTCTCGAAAAGGTCATCGACTGCGTGTCGAAGATGAATACGGGCGGCAAGTACGATTCCGAAGCCTTCCAGAAGTCTGTGGGCATGAACGGTGTGGGTACCAAGGCGGTGAACGCGCTCTCCACAAAGTTTATCGTACAAAGTTTCCGCGACGGCAAGGTCAAGCGCGCCGAGTTCAGCAAGGGCATCCTGGTGAAGGACTTCAAGATTACCTCCACCACCGAGAAGAACGGCACCGAAATCTACTTCGAGCCCGATAACGACCTGTTCAAGAACTTCCGGTTCCTCCCCGCCTACATGGAAGAGAAGATCTGGAACTACGCCTACCTGAACAACGGGCTCACGCTGGTGATGAACGGCAAGGATTACAACAGCCCGAACGGGCTCTTGGACCTGCTCCACAGCCGTACCGACGACACCATCCGCTACCCGGTCATCCACTGCAAGGGCAAGGATATCGAGTTTGCCATCACGCACTCGAACCAGGAAGGCGAGCACTACTTCAGCTTCGTGAACGGCCAGCACACCACCCAGGGCGGTACCCACCAGGCGGCATTCCGCGAGGGACTCGTAAAGGGCGTGCGCGACCACTTCAAGAAGGAATACGACGCATCCGACGTGCGCAACTGCATCGTGGGAGCCGTTTCCGTGCGCATCCAGGAACCGGTTTTTGAATCCCAGACCAAGACGAAGCTCGGTTCCACCACCACGGCCCCGAACGGCCCCGCACTCCGTACCTGGATTGTGGATTTTGTGGCCCAGGAACTGGACAATTACCTCCACAAGAACGAGGACACGGCCAAGAAGCTCCTGGAACGCATCAACCAGAACGAAAAGCTCCGCAAGGAACTGGCCGGCGTCAAGAAGCTCGCCAACGAGCGCGCCAAGAAGGCGAACCTCAACAACAAGAAGCTCCGTGACTGCAGCGTGCACCTCACCGATGCCAAAAACCCGCTCAAGAGCGAGACCATGATTTTTATTACCGAGGGTAATTCCGCCTCCGGTACCATCACTACGGCACGTAACCCCAAGACCCAGGCGGTGTTCAGCCTGCGCGGCAAGCCGAAGAACAGCTACGGCCTCTCCAAGAAAATCGTGTACGAGAACGAGGAATGGAACCTGCTCCAGGCCGCCCTCAACATCGAAAACGGGCTCGAGGACCTGCGCTACGACAAGGTGATTATCGCGACCGATGCCGACGTGGACGGCATGCACATCCGCCTCCTGGTGATGACGTTCTTCTTGCAGTACTTCCCGGAACTCGTGCAGGAGAAGCACCTCTACATATTGCAGGCGCCGCTCTTCCGCGTGCGCAACCGCAAAGACAAAAAGAAGACCTTCTACTGCTACGACGAAGAGGAACGGGACAAGGCAGCGAAGGAAATCAACAAGAAGGATTTGGAAATCACGCGCTTCAAAGGCCTCGGCGAAATGGACTCCGAGGACTTCAAGTTGCTTATCGGCGAAAACATGCACCTGGAGACCGTCACCATGCCAAGCGACGCCTCTCTGGGCAAGCTGCTGGAATACTACATGGGCAAGAACACCCAGGCCCGCCAGGACTACATCGTCGAAAACCTGCGCACCGAGGCGGTAGAGGAATTGTAA
- the pilQ gene encoding type IV pilus secretin PilQ, translating to MKKIAKIVLILLLAVGVTASFAQQPAESGPSEPNKKLYNFTFVDMDFDAVFRSLSVTAGVDILLAPDVKGKMSLKITKKTWQETLDIICEINDLTWLIQDKYITIQRSSTYQAKQKKIADEEAQAEQNAPLVRKNFQVHHAKAEELVKVLESMKSNRGRITVVERTNSIIVYDTDGRIDQMENALNELDIETLQIMITAKLVVVNSELARELGVDWTYQAGKTGLTPGQAQMPTGSAAGDPRMGVAAQSFPNKGVSPAVLNPSASITTSVLDNHLQLAITNLMGDASTEVLASPQVSTLDNTEAQVFMGDKISIRVIDDDGESSTQLVETGIKLTVTPHVSGDNRILLDLHPENNSYDYDSKGEVVISTQEAKTKVVVADGETVVIGGLTRNETQESESGIPFLKDIPLFGNLFKYSRKAVVKKDLVIFVTPRIIRNYIGNVDISEASSETTGNPAPVPEAKKVEQKPATAAAPAKQQTPAAQQAQKPAASKAPAAPAPSKSADSDWE from the coding sequence GTGAAAAAAATAGCCAAGATCGTTCTCATTCTGCTTCTTGCTGTAGGTGTCACGGCATCATTTGCCCAGCAGCCTGCGGAGAGTGGCCCTTCGGAGCCCAACAAGAAGTTGTATAACTTTACCTTTGTGGATATGGACTTCGATGCCGTATTCCGTTCTCTCTCCGTGACTGCGGGTGTGGACATTCTTCTTGCTCCCGATGTGAAGGGCAAGATGAGCCTCAAGATTACCAAGAAAACTTGGCAAGAGACTTTGGATATTATCTGCGAGATTAATGACCTGACCTGGCTCATTCAGGACAAGTACATTACCATTCAGCGTTCTAGTACCTATCAGGCCAAGCAAAAGAAAATTGCGGATGAAGAGGCTCAGGCAGAACAGAATGCTCCTTTGGTCCGTAAGAACTTTCAGGTGCATCATGCCAAGGCTGAGGAACTGGTCAAGGTGCTCGAAAGCATGAAGTCCAATCGTGGCCGCATTACGGTGGTGGAACGCACTAACTCCATCATTGTCTATGATACCGATGGAAGAATTGATCAGATGGAGAACGCCTTGAATGAGCTGGATATCGAAACTCTCCAAATCATGATTACTGCAAAGCTTGTGGTGGTGAACAGCGAACTCGCCCGCGAACTGGGTGTGGACTGGACCTATCAGGCTGGCAAAACTGGGTTGACTCCGGGCCAAGCTCAAATGCCCACGGGAAGTGCTGCTGGAGATCCTCGAATGGGCGTGGCTGCGCAGTCTTTCCCCAACAAGGGCGTGTCTCCTGCAGTTCTTAATCCGTCTGCGTCTATAACTACCAGCGTTTTGGACAACCATTTGCAATTAGCCATTACCAATTTGATGGGAGACGCCTCTACAGAAGTGCTTGCCAGCCCCCAGGTTTCCACTCTTGACAACACCGAAGCTCAGGTGTTCATGGGAGACAAGATTTCTATCCGTGTCATTGACGATGACGGAGAATCCTCTACACAGTTAGTGGAAACGGGTATCAAGCTTACGGTAACACCCCATGTATCCGGTGACAACCGCATTTTGTTGGATTTGCATCCTGAAAATAACTCTTATGACTATGACTCTAAGGGTGAAGTTGTCATTAGTACTCAGGAAGCAAAGACTAAGGTGGTTGTAGCAGATGGTGAAACTGTGGTGATTGGCGGCCTTACTCGTAATGAAACGCAAGAATCTGAAAGTGGTATTCCGTTCTTGAAGGATATTCCGCTGTTTGGCAACTTGTTCAAGTATTCTCGTAAGGCTGTAGTGAAAAAAGACCTTGTGATTTTTGTGACACCTCGCATTATCCGTAACTATATTGGCAATGTGGATATTTCTGAGGCTTCCTCTGAAACGACAGGAAATCCTGCTCCAGTTCCTGAAGCGAAAAAGGTAGAACAGAAGCCTGCGACCGCAGCTGCTCCTGCTAAGCAACAGACTCCTGCTGCTCAGCAAGCACAAAAACCGGCAGCATCCAAGGCTCCAGCAGCACCAGCTCCATCAAAGAGTGCTGATAGTGATTGGGAGTAA
- a CDS encoding Smr/MutS family protein has translation MAFNEEELFQLEWIKNHHMEDKDKALDAEKADVPTEKKVFKGRKVRNPASWGTPLPEDEIDLHGMTADEAAEAVERRMSQMSIAGLSVLRVIHGGGNPAYGNVKKIIDRKVRSEWRNRVVFYRTEIENAGSSILKIGKPAPKTKKIT, from the coding sequence ATGGCTTTCAACGAAGAAGAACTTTTCCAGCTGGAGTGGATCAAGAACCACCACATGGAAGACAAGGACAAGGCCCTGGATGCAGAGAAGGCCGACGTCCCGACCGAGAAAAAAGTTTTCAAGGGACGCAAGGTTCGGAACCCCGCCTCCTGGGGCACACCGCTACCCGAAGACGAGATCGACCTCCACGGCATGACCGCCGACGAGGCGGCGGAGGCGGTGGAACGCCGCATGTCCCAAATGTCCATCGCTGGACTCAGCGTGCTCCGGGTCATCCACGGGGGCGGGAACCCCGCCTACGGCAACGTCAAGAAGATTATCGACCGCAAGGTCCGCTCCGAATGGCGAAACCGGGTGGTTTTCTACCGCACCGAAATCGAAAACGCCGGTTCCAGCATCCTCAAAATCGGCAAACCCGCCCCAAAAACGAAAAAAATAACCTGA